The Symphalangus syndactylus isolate Jambi chromosome 23, NHGRI_mSymSyn1-v2.1_pri, whole genome shotgun sequence genome has a window encoding:
- the RPP40 gene encoding ribonuclease P protein subunit p40 isoform X3 yields the protein MATLRRLREAPRHLLVCEKSNFGNHKSRHRHLVQTHYYNYRVSFLIPECGILSEELKNLVMHTGPYYFVKNLPLHELITPEFISTFIKKGSCYALTYNTNIDEDNTAALLPNGKLILSLDKDTYEETGLQGRPSQFSGRKIMKFSSEESTMMSYFSKYQIQEHQPKVALSTLRDLQCPVLQSRELEGTPEVSCRALELFDWLGAVFSNVDLNNDPNNFISTYCCPEPSTLVAKAYLCTITGFILPEKICLLLEHLCHYFDEPKLAPWVTLSVQGFADSPVSWEKNEHGFRKGGEHLYNFVIFNNQDYWLQMAVGANDYCPP from the exons ATGGCCACTCTGCGCCGGCTTCGGGAGGCGCCGCGGCACTTGCTGGTTTGCGAGAAATCCAACTTCGGCAACCACAAGTCGCGCCACCGGCATCTTGTGCAGACGCACTACTATAACTACAGG GTTTCATTTCTCATTCCTGAATGTGGGATACTATCGGAAGAACTGAAAAACCTGGTCATGCACACTGGACCCTATTACTTTGTGAAGAATTTACCTCTTCATGAATTAATTACACCCGAATTCATCAGTACCTTTATAAAGAAAG GTTCGTGCTATGCACTGACATACAATACAAATATTGATGAAGATAATACTGCTGCCCTGCTACCAAATG GAAAATTAATTTTGTCACTGGATAAAGACACTTACGAAGAAACTGGACTTCAGGGTCGTCCATCTCAGTTTTCTGgcagaaaaattatgaaattta GTTCAGAAGAATCAACAATGATGTCATATTTTTCCAAGTACCAAATTCAGGAGCATCAGCCAAAAGTAGCACTGAGCACGTTGAGAGATCTCCAGTGCCCAGTGCTGCAGAGCAGAGAGCTGGAGGGAACGCCAGAGGTGTCCTGCCGGGCTCTGGAGCTGTTCGACTGGCTGGGCGCCGTCTTCAGTAACGTCGACCT aaaTAATGATCCTAATAATTTCATATCAACCTATTGCTGTCCTGAGCCAAGCACACTGGTGGCAAAAGCTTATTTGTGTACAATCACTGGCTTCATACTTCCAGAGAAGATCTGTCTCCTATTGGAACATCTCTG TCACTACTTTGATGAACCGAAGTTAGCTCCGTGGGTTACATTGTCCGTTCAAGGCTTTGCAGACAGCCCTGtttcttgggaaaaaaatgaacatggTTTTCGAAAAGGAGGAGAACATTTATATAACTTTGTGATTTTTAATAATCAGGACTATTGGCTTCAGATGGCTGTTGGGGCAAACGATTACTGtccaccataa
- the RPP40 gene encoding ribonuclease P protein subunit p40 isoform X1 gives MATLRRLREAPRHLLVCEKSNFGNHKSRHRHLVQTHYYNYRVSFLIPECGILSEELKNLVMHTGPYYFVKNLPLHELITPEFISTFIKKGSCYALTYNTNIDEDNTAALLPNGKLILSLDKDTYEETGLQGRPSQFSGRKIMKFIVSIDLMELSLNLDSKKYERISWSFKEKKPLKFDFLLAWHNTGSEESTMMSYFSKYQIQEHQPKVALSTLRDLQCPVLQSRELEGTPEVSCRALELFDWLGAVFSNVDLNNDPNNFISTYCCPEPSTLVAKAYLCTITGFILPEKICLLLEHLCHYFDEPKLAPWVTLSVQGFADSPVSWEKNEHGFRKGGEHLYNFVIFNNQDYWLQMAVGANDYCPP, from the exons ATGGCCACTCTGCGCCGGCTTCGGGAGGCGCCGCGGCACTTGCTGGTTTGCGAGAAATCCAACTTCGGCAACCACAAGTCGCGCCACCGGCATCTTGTGCAGACGCACTACTATAACTACAGG GTTTCATTTCTCATTCCTGAATGTGGGATACTATCGGAAGAACTGAAAAACCTGGTCATGCACACTGGACCCTATTACTTTGTGAAGAATTTACCTCTTCATGAATTAATTACACCCGAATTCATCAGTACCTTTATAAAGAAAG GTTCGTGCTATGCACTGACATACAATACAAATATTGATGAAGATAATACTGCTGCCCTGCTACCAAATG GAAAATTAATTTTGTCACTGGATAAAGACACTTACGAAGAAACTGGACTTCAGGGTCGTCCATCTCAGTTTTCTGgcagaaaaattatgaaattta ttgtttcCATTGATTTGATGGAATTATCCTTAAACTTGGATTCTAAGAAGTATGAAAGAATATCTTGGTCCTTCAAAGAAAAGAAGCCAttgaaatttgattttcttttggcTTGGCATAATACAG GTTCAGAAGAATCAACAATGATGTCATATTTTTCCAAGTACCAAATTCAGGAGCATCAGCCAAAAGTAGCACTGAGCACGTTGAGAGATCTCCAGTGCCCAGTGCTGCAGAGCAGAGAGCTGGAGGGAACGCCAGAGGTGTCCTGCCGGGCTCTGGAGCTGTTCGACTGGCTGGGCGCCGTCTTCAGTAACGTCGACCT aaaTAATGATCCTAATAATTTCATATCAACCTATTGCTGTCCTGAGCCAAGCACACTGGTGGCAAAAGCTTATTTGTGTACAATCACTGGCTTCATACTTCCAGAGAAGATCTGTCTCCTATTGGAACATCTCTG TCACTACTTTGATGAACCGAAGTTAGCTCCGTGGGTTACATTGTCCGTTCAAGGCTTTGCAGACAGCCCTGtttcttgggaaaaaaatgaacatggTTTTCGAAAAGGAGGAGAACATTTATATAACTTTGTGATTTTTAATAATCAGGACTATTGGCTTCAGATGGCTGTTGGGGCAAACGATTACTGtccaccataa
- the RPP40 gene encoding ribonuclease P protein subunit p40 isoform X2, which translates to MATLRRLREAPRHLLVCEKSNFGNHKSRHRHLVQTHYYNYRVSFLIPECGILSEELKNLVMHTGPYYFVKNLPLHELITPEFISTFIKKGKLILSLDKDTYEETGLQGRPSQFSGRKIMKFIVSIDLMELSLNLDSKKYERISWSFKEKKPLKFDFLLAWHNTGSEESTMMSYFSKYQIQEHQPKVALSTLRDLQCPVLQSRELEGTPEVSCRALELFDWLGAVFSNVDLNNDPNNFISTYCCPEPSTLVAKAYLCTITGFILPEKICLLLEHLCHYFDEPKLAPWVTLSVQGFADSPVSWEKNEHGFRKGGEHLYNFVIFNNQDYWLQMAVGANDYCPP; encoded by the exons ATGGCCACTCTGCGCCGGCTTCGGGAGGCGCCGCGGCACTTGCTGGTTTGCGAGAAATCCAACTTCGGCAACCACAAGTCGCGCCACCGGCATCTTGTGCAGACGCACTACTATAACTACAGG GTTTCATTTCTCATTCCTGAATGTGGGATACTATCGGAAGAACTGAAAAACCTGGTCATGCACACTGGACCCTATTACTTTGTGAAGAATTTACCTCTTCATGAATTAATTACACCCGAATTCATCAGTACCTTTATAAAGAAAG GAAAATTAATTTTGTCACTGGATAAAGACACTTACGAAGAAACTGGACTTCAGGGTCGTCCATCTCAGTTTTCTGgcagaaaaattatgaaattta ttgtttcCATTGATTTGATGGAATTATCCTTAAACTTGGATTCTAAGAAGTATGAAAGAATATCTTGGTCCTTCAAAGAAAAGAAGCCAttgaaatttgattttcttttggcTTGGCATAATACAG GTTCAGAAGAATCAACAATGATGTCATATTTTTCCAAGTACCAAATTCAGGAGCATCAGCCAAAAGTAGCACTGAGCACGTTGAGAGATCTCCAGTGCCCAGTGCTGCAGAGCAGAGAGCTGGAGGGAACGCCAGAGGTGTCCTGCCGGGCTCTGGAGCTGTTCGACTGGCTGGGCGCCGTCTTCAGTAACGTCGACCT aaaTAATGATCCTAATAATTTCATATCAACCTATTGCTGTCCTGAGCCAAGCACACTGGTGGCAAAAGCTTATTTGTGTACAATCACTGGCTTCATACTTCCAGAGAAGATCTGTCTCCTATTGGAACATCTCTG TCACTACTTTGATGAACCGAAGTTAGCTCCGTGGGTTACATTGTCCGTTCAAGGCTTTGCAGACAGCCCTGtttcttgggaaaaaaatgaacatggTTTTCGAAAAGGAGGAGAACATTTATATAACTTTGTGATTTTTAATAATCAGGACTATTGGCTTCAGATGGCTGTTGGGGCAAACGATTACTGtccaccataa
- the RPP40 gene encoding ribonuclease P protein subunit p40 isoform X4 yields MHTGPYYFVKNLPLHELITPEFISTFIKKGSCYALTYNTNIDEDNTAALLPNGKLILSLDKDTYEETGLQGRPSQFSGRKIMKFIVSIDLMELSLNLDSKKYERISWSFKEKKPLKFDFLLAWHNTGSEESTMMSYFSKYQIQEHQPKVALSTLRDLQCPVLQSRELEGTPEVSCRALELFDWLGAVFSNVDLNNDPNNFISTYCCPEPSTLVAKAYLCTITGFILPEKICLLLEHLCHYFDEPKLAPWVTLSVQGFADSPVSWEKNEHGFRKGGEHLYNFVIFNNQDYWLQMAVGANDYCPP; encoded by the exons ATGCACACTGGACCCTATTACTTTGTGAAGAATTTACCTCTTCATGAATTAATTACACCCGAATTCATCAGTACCTTTATAAAGAAAG GTTCGTGCTATGCACTGACATACAATACAAATATTGATGAAGATAATACTGCTGCCCTGCTACCAAATG GAAAATTAATTTTGTCACTGGATAAAGACACTTACGAAGAAACTGGACTTCAGGGTCGTCCATCTCAGTTTTCTGgcagaaaaattatgaaattta ttgtttcCATTGATTTGATGGAATTATCCTTAAACTTGGATTCTAAGAAGTATGAAAGAATATCTTGGTCCTTCAAAGAAAAGAAGCCAttgaaatttgattttcttttggcTTGGCATAATACAG GTTCAGAAGAATCAACAATGATGTCATATTTTTCCAAGTACCAAATTCAGGAGCATCAGCCAAAAGTAGCACTGAGCACGTTGAGAGATCTCCAGTGCCCAGTGCTGCAGAGCAGAGAGCTGGAGGGAACGCCAGAGGTGTCCTGCCGGGCTCTGGAGCTGTTCGACTGGCTGGGCGCCGTCTTCAGTAACGTCGACCT aaaTAATGATCCTAATAATTTCATATCAACCTATTGCTGTCCTGAGCCAAGCACACTGGTGGCAAAAGCTTATTTGTGTACAATCACTGGCTTCATACTTCCAGAGAAGATCTGTCTCCTATTGGAACATCTCTG TCACTACTTTGATGAACCGAAGTTAGCTCCGTGGGTTACATTGTCCGTTCAAGGCTTTGCAGACAGCCCTGtttcttgggaaaaaaatgaacatggTTTTCGAAAAGGAGGAGAACATTTATATAACTTTGTGATTTTTAATAATCAGGACTATTGGCTTCAGATGGCTGTTGGGGCAAACGATTACTGtccaccataa